In Nymphaea colorata isolate Beijing-Zhang1983 chromosome 13, ASM883128v2, whole genome shotgun sequence, one DNA window encodes the following:
- the LOC126410688 gene encoding uncharacterized protein LOC126410688, which yields MEKYYGQTWLAGGTGRVPPNRDPEISKNREMCLGRLFFDPYRLKIINNEFATFSGGRGDSIQVKMARDEEDHVNWWLCFGTTTPNLQQLALKLLSQPATSSCCERNWSTYSQIHNIKRNKLTSKQAVDLVYVHSNLRLLSRTSDDYSSGSSKYWDVNPEDIDVDLEGEHDLHALNMDLTEPVVPFNLDDATEE from the exons atggaaaaatattatggacaaacatggttggcaggaggtactggtcgtgttcctcctaatcgagatccagaaatatcaaaaaatagggagatGTGTTTGGGAAGACTATTTTTTGATCCTTatcggttgaagataataaataatgagtttgcaACCTTCTCTGGTGGAAGAGGAGATTCAATACAAGTTAaaatggcaagagatgaagaagatcatgttaattggtggttatgttttggaACAacgacaccaaatctccaacaacttgcattgaagttattatctcaacctgccacctcttcatgttgtgaaagaaattggagcacttattctcaaattcacaacatcaagagaaataagctaactagtaagcAAGCtgtagatttagtttatgtccactccaacctacgcttactttcacgtacttcagatgattacag ttcaggatcatccaagtattgggatgttaatccagagGACATTGACGTGGaccttgaaggagaacatgatttgcatgctcttaatatggatcttacagaacctgttgttccttttaatcttgatgatgcaactgaggagtga